Sequence from the Trichomycterus rosablanca isolate fTriRos1 chromosome 10, fTriRos1.hap1, whole genome shotgun sequence genome:
TACTTTCAAACATTCTTACACAAAAAAGCATGAATGCTTTTGCTCAAGAATTTAAGACACAAGATACATTATGTAAAAATAGTATtctttaatataaattattgaaatattttagaaatataaatatgtgCAAAGTTCCTTGCTGCATTTTCTATTGTAATGCCTTTGTTTTCAGAATGTCAAGCTTGCACTGTGGGTCATTAGACTAGACCTTAAATGCCAAATCTTTATAAAAGACAAGAGTACAAAAACATGTTGTCTTCTTGTTGTGACACATGTAAACATTGTCTCTATttgacaaaatacaaaaaaaaacacacaacaaaaactTCTGTGAAACCATAAGCCCTTCTATTGACTCACGATACATTCATTTAACTGTAGACAGCGTGTCTgctgaaaaaaaacattattattgaaTGAGGGATATGAGGCATGACTGATAACTTACAGCACATACAGAAGAAATGCCTCTGGTTTTACAGGAACACAGTACTTCATGATCGGTAAATAAGGATCTTGCATACTGTGCTTGGCTTTGTTCGGAAGCTTGTGTTGTATTTTAATTCTAATACCAGCCAAACGAAACCACtttctgtttaaaataatgtaacaacAGTCCATTGAGTTTTCATTCAAAGAAGCTTTACCAAAAGCTGAAAGTACCTGTATTAACAGGCCTCTCTTgtctattttaataatttgtatTAATGCATTTTGAGGAATTTGTTTTATGATGCCATGTAGTCAACAATGTTGACATAGCAGTGCCAGTAGTGAACTGCCACCCATTTGCCTCCTCACACCCATGTATGATTGGCAAAgtgcagtggaaatgtgtatgtCATTTCACATAGTCAAATGTGGGCTAACTCAAACACAGGCATCCAGAACTCTTGTGAGCAGAGTCAGTGTGCCAAGTAGGGGTGACATGGTGAgaaagagctttttttttttcatatggcAAAAGGCTGCTATTGCTATGCTTAGCCAAGGCAGCACACTTTAACCCTTGTACCCTCTACCATCTATCATTGTGTTAATTTTCAAAAGGGTTTTTTGAGCAGACCCATGAATGAAAACACAGTGCCTGTTTGGACTAACTTTTCTTCTGTCTGACTGCTCAGCTGTCAGTTCAACAGTTCATCCCACtgcatgtaaatgtatatttgtgCTGTCCATCACACAGCAACCTCCTGCCAGCGTTCACTCTAAAGAGGTCGAAGGCACAGTAAGCCCAAGCTGGCCTGCAATACTGATAGATGctaagcgcttctctgagcagTCCGCTCATGCCTCGTTGGACTCCAGAGCTTCCTAACATTGCCAGCTTTCCATCTTTCTGTGGGCTTTTGCTGGTCACCATTGCCCATAGAGTTCAGGTTTAGCCTTTGTTCTCCAGACCTACGTGGTGGTTGTTAGATGGGTGCATCATACTGCTGGAGGAACTCTTGGAGtgactgaggcagctgatctcGTTTAGCAGACACTTCTATGTGGCCATTGAGTGTCTTGCGGCAGAGATGCTGCAGTGTGGACATACTTGATGCCAAAGGACGCAGCAACTCCAGAGGGATCTTTTCTCCTCCAGAGTAGATAAAGTATGTACTCCCATCTGCCCCAGCACTGCCACCATCACCGTCCACTCCTGCTCCAGATGCAGTGCTTGCTCCTCTGGTGGAGGGCATGTAATGATGTATGAGTTTCAATACACAATCAAAACGTGGTACGGTTTGCGCACTACGTGGATCAGTCTGCAAGAAGAAGGAGCAGGCGTCACACTGAATGCGCAGGTTTTTAGTGCCCGTGGATGTCTTTACGCTCAGGGTGAAGAAGTGTCGGTTGTCTGAGCTGTCGCGCACTAGGAACGTGCCTGGTGGCTCCGCACTTAGCAGGGCGCTGGCCTCCTTCCCACTTACTGCACTCCAATAGAAGCCGCTCTCCTGTAACTTGTGCACGGCTGCTACAACCATCTGATACTGTGCCCGTGAGCTGAAGGTCTTGTAGCGGTGGGCGGGCAGGCGTACGCTGCCTTGGAAGGGGTTGCTGCTCATGGCGCCTTCGTGCCTGCTGTGAGTTACCATGGCGCTTTGCCCGTGCCCCGTCCCACCGTGGGGGTCCAGGGCCGCGGGCTCGTCCCAGCCAGGGTGCACGGGCACCACGCAGCACCAACACAATGCCCACAGCTCCTGCGTCTCCTCAACATCCAGAAGCACGGACGGCTCGATGGGTAAGGGATGCAGCTGAAAAGGAACATGAACATGTTAGTATTTGCATGTCTTCATAACAAATGTTTCACTATCTTGTGCAAGTTCAAACCCTTATCATCCAAGTCATTAAGGTCTAAGACACTGGTCCATAGTTTTAGAATACACCCTTCCCTctattatttttagtttttctaGCACAAAAACATTCAGGAAGGGCTAGGTGAATAGTTTACAGCTTGATCAGGTAGATTAGAGCAGGATACGCAAGACACTATGTCATAAGTACTCCAGAACAATGGTGGGAAACCACTGGTGGACAACACAGCAGTGTGTCTcatattctttttaatattcaTGAAGACCAATAGCCTAGTGTGCAATAGCCTATACTATTTTTAGTTAACTGCTGCACTGCTGACTGGGTACACCTGATACAGGCAACAGTTCGATCGCCTACAGGCTTTTGGCATAAGATGTGTGAATGAGGTGCTCTAGATTGTGAATGACCCATTTCCTCCACCGTGCCAGGTGGACACTTTCTCCTTGAATTGTAGGTACCCCACAATGAGTGCTACAAAACAGGATAAAGGATGCCTTTTCCACCCCTAAACTCTGACAAAGGAGGGTCTGTATGGCATCTTGCTGGTTTTAGGATAGTGGATTCTCCCTATGGGGGAACTCTTATAAATGCTACTGCAGCACAACAACCCCCTAAATGATTATCAATGCTGTCTAAAACAGCTAAATATGTACCTTATTAAGGTACCTTATTATACTGTTCAGTATTAATGTATATAGCTAATATTGTAGCATATATATAATGATTTTATATGCATAATGAGTATATAAGCAAAGCTAAAACCAAATGACCTACAAACGCACCAAAAACCAAATACATGCAACCCGTCCCCAAACAGTTTAATACAAACATAAAGAAACATATATTCGaatatatttgtaataaagCACACTAGCATATGTAATATTCAGAACATAAACCGCTGCACAGTTACCTTGAAAGTCTTAGGCGAGCCAATCTTGCAGTGATGTCGGACAGAGGAGACCTCTCTCTTTTCGGGAGGGCTCCTTCTCTGCCAGTGTGCACTGATAGGCGGTGTAGAAAGCGGCTCTGCTGAAAGTGGCGCTGTCGGGAAATGGTTTTTATGGCGGACACTTTTGCCTTGAATGTGATAACCCGCTCACGGCTCCCCCTGAAGAGGGGTAGTGCAAGTCCTGCTCTCTTCATCGAGTGGGAACCCACTGATATTTCTGAACGGCTCCACCCCCTTCTCCTTCCAGTAAgcaagcgcacacacacacacacacacacacatacacgctcGCACGCTCGCGCGCACTCGCCTGGCGGGTTGCCCATAAATAATCAGCGTGACCTTTTTCTACGAGACGATTCCTGGTATTCACACTCCTcctcccctcccctcccctccccCCGCTGCTGTTCCCCGTCAGCCTGCAAGGTGAAAAAAGTTCAAGCGTCCTTACATCATGCTGTCGTATGTAGCTAATTCTGTAACTCCAGCTCTtccttttaatatttttgtgcttttttattgtataaattCTGCGCACGCTGCATTCGTGATTTATCGAGTcacgaaacacacacacacacacacacacacacacacatctccacTCATCTCCATACAAAAATACATTGTATTACCAACCTTAGCTTGTCTAGGCGCTCTCATGCATATACAGAACGTTTACCATGGCAGTTAGAACTTGGTAAGGCCGATCTTCACATCTATAGGATCTCTACGTCCCAAATCTCGTCCTACTGCCCTACATAGTGTGTTAGAATAGTGCGCCACCTATAATACAATACacactacagtggtaccttaaaactcgacgtcaaCTGGTTCCGGGATTGGTGTGAGTTTAaaagcgttgagtttcaaggtattttttcccattagtatgtatggaaaacctgataatgcgttccatggtcccatggaactgcatatcttttaggcaaatgtaaaataatggggttgtttttgagacttatacactgaaaataacacaaatataatataaaaaacaccaaaatacaattaaaaaacaggtaaaatctatataaaatacaataaaacctgcactttacctttacttctttattgtttccttatgcttcttaatcgtggagatgcttgatcttggagtactgtattccattcagtaaaggataagataaagtgcaggttgtattgtacttttatatagatttttaactgttttcaattgtatttcagtgtttttatatagacttattgtactaaaacaacaagacaACCTTAGCTTGTCTAGGCGCTCTCATGCATATACAGAACGTTTACCATGGCAGTTAGAACTTGGTAAGGCCGATCTTCACATCTATAGGATCTCTACGTCCCAAATCTCGTCCTACTGCCCTACATAGTGTGTTAGAATAGTGCGCCACCTATAATACAATACacactacagtggtaccttaaaagtCCTGGGACTGGTGTCGAGTTTTAaaagcgttgagtttcaaaaggatgtttgggaaacctgataatgcattccatggtcccgtggaattGCATAtacaatggggttgtttttgacactatacactgaaaataacacaagtataatttaaaaacactgaaatacaatttaaaaactaaattatctatataaaaatacaataaaacctgcactttacttttacttctttattgtttccttacgcttcttaatcgcttcttaatgcttgatcttggaataccgtattccgttaagtaaaggcgcattcacatgagtagtgacaaaatagcttttgcacttttgtgctttttttacCGTTTGTGCACCATCTGTTAATGGGCCTTTAAGCATCaacacgattaagaagcataaggaaacaataaagaagtaaagataacgtgcaggttttattgtgttttatattgatttttaactgtttttcaattgtatttcagtgtatagacttattgtactaaaacaatgagcaaggaatttcattagtggagagaacttatgagcagtaataattaggagaggtttagtgttcctgtgtcgaaCCCCCAGCTATAATGCAGATTCGTTTCActtgcgcactttgatgatgtttcacCGCACTGCTTAAGCAGAGCACTGAAGAAGAACACCcaacacaaattaaaaaataaagtacaaaTCCAAAtccaaaatgttgggacagtagatacaatgcaaataaaaataatgatttggTGATtgataaaatttaattaaaaacagcacaaagagaTATTTAATGCTTTGCCCTGTCAACTTTTAGCATTAAAATATTTGCTATATCCTAATACGATGCCGGCAACACCTACTCAAAACACTGGCACAAAGGCAATCCAAGGATTGAAAAATTGTAAAACAGGTAGACAGGTGAATATGTAATAGGGGATGCGAACATAAAAGGAGCATTGATGAAAGGTTTAGTCATTTACTGGCAAGGGTTGGTTGAGGTTAACCATGCAGTTCAACCTTACATAGGCATTTTGAAACAATGTGCTGCCACCTAGATGACATCTATTTCTGCctgttttagcaagacaatgccaagccacatacacacaacacatgttacaacagcatggcttctcGGTATGAGATTACAGATTGCActttacgcacacacacacacacacacacacacacacacacacacacacacacacacacacatggcatGTAAGACATCTAAAGTGCATATGAAGTGTCTTCAAGTGTATATAAGACAGCTGTGTCACATTTCTAAAATGATGTTGCAATTAATTGTGCAGAGGCTGCATAAAACTGCACGGAACACTTTAGAAACAATGTGATTTTCGTGCTGTCAATATCCCACTACATCAGTTTTCCGGACATTTGACCATCaagagtatttggacacctgaccatcttgttggacatcccatttgaCCTCgaagtgatcttttcagctatgcCTGTGGAAATTTGATTcatgtccattcagtcaaaagagcatttgtatggctgggcactgatgttgctcAAGAAAGTCTGGATTGATGTTTCGGTTAATTTCAGAGCTGGTCAGAGGGgcagaggtcagggctctgtgcaggccactggagtttttttaaaccaagcttttcttaatgtctttaTGAACTTTGCTATGTGCACAGGGTAACAGAAATGTTGGTAAAGGAAATggtctttcctaaactgttgtttCCCTAAAATTGGAAGCGTGAAATTCTCTTTTAGAtaatttaatacacctgttgtaattgttgtggctaaaacacataaacaaaacacatgaatttaatgtataaatgtttttttttttcacatcaACAAAGTTGACATCTGAAGTGGTTTAGGTCTATGccacaaaaatgtttttgattatctGTAAACTCAACGTTGCCACCGGTctgctgggtgccatctagcgagcataattggcagtacctgcagggagtgatgaccggactatgtgggcggggtcttcaaacgatgtgtaaggaccctgattggcggatagaggcgcctgtgcagaatgcatgggtgggaAAGGGTTCTGTTAAGTGCTGTGTGTGGGtcagaggcgtgagcagcaatataaccTCCTCAgctgcaaaaaatcggggatccccagcagcggaagacaaattgaatacactaaaattgggaggaaatgggagaaaaacgcaaaaaaatataataataaaaaagttgaAAATGTGACCTTTTGATAAAAGCTATGTACTATTTGTTGtagtgctgggcggtatgacggtacatcgGTATGctgtctttgattcctcataccgtatagactttttaaataccggcataccgtagcatagttaatacaacagctgtaagctTTAATAGGacgcaaatcatataatattgttcgccgTTCAGATTAGATACAGAACACCAGTTAGCCAGGTAGcgttagcatgacagtgttaacagatgagagaggcttCCTCGAAATGgtgacaaaaaataaacaaaaacagatggaggataaagaggggaagaccaaatatgaacAACCTGTCAAAGAAATGAGCCGTGTCTGCACTGCACTTTAGAACAGGCtaaaacaatatatactgtacagtttgtCAAGCCACGGCTGTTGCAAACGACATTATGgacgcagtaacaatccacatatgcaaggacatGATTCTTTTGTAGAcggtcgagaaagaagctttcagagcgataattaaaacagtggatttTAGGTATGTCTTATggggtgaaaatacttcaggtcagtcgcTATTTTAACTGGAAGCGGAGATATTTAAAGTCATCctcttttctacaacagacctgtggtcaagttgtacagtggagtttgcaaattacattttatttgttaaagggagaatTAAGGttaattgtataatacttaaatattaaatacacaataaaaatgGTATATATTGCAACAGTTTCATGTGTACTGATTCCAACATATACAGACATCCCAAAAGACATTGAAGACATACAGAcattgcaaaaactcatttcagggaggtacccccggacccggacctcgaccaccccagacagtatattagacaattgatttatgttccctacacagtgcgctagatataTTGTGTcctatagtactcaaaaccttcattatatacatggtgaaattaaaacgtgatataccgtgaaaccgtcagaatcttcaaaaataccatgatacaaatttttggtcatattgCCCAGCtctaatttgttgttattttcttTAACAGCCCTTGACCTATATTCTACATCATTTAAATGTATCTGAGTGGTTGGTATGTTGTGGAACACCGAGTTTTACTGAAGTTTATCTGCGTCCAGTATTTTGAAGCTTTATATCTTTTGAACAACTCGACTGTACTAATAAAGCTTCGCATTCAAAACATGGGGTAAAATGGCGGCTCCCATGACTTGGAGGAGACTGGTGTATTCTGTTTACACTCCGGTTTTCTCTGGAGTTTTCTCCAGGATTTCGGACAGGTTCTTTCGGAGACATGACAAGAGACGAAGGTAAATTCTGCATGGATTTTTGCCGGATTGAAAAATGTGATGAAGAAGCGTTAGTTTTGTGTTAGAGGTTAATATTGATTGCGTACTGGTATGACCAAATCATGGTAATAGACAGTTTTACATCctcatttaatttataattacaCTCAGTTATCCCAGTAACATGAACGTTTGCTGTACTGCAATGCTGATCATCATTTTATTAAAGTTGTAAGAACACTGATGTAGCGGGCTGTTACTTTATGACTGAACTGGGTGACCGTGTGATACCGACAGCGTGAAAATCACGTGGCTCCAACAGTGTTCCGTACTGTTATGTACAGTTATGTACAGACTAAATCATTTATTGCAACATTATTTTAGTATGGTGACACAGCTGTCTTATATTCACTCGAAGTGTCTTTCCTGCATTAAGgcatgttttgtttcattttgtcCTATTTAAAATGAAAGCCACTACCCACTAAATGAATTGTATAGAACACGGTTACCAACACATAACCACACGtaggcagttatagcctagtggttaaggtactggactagtaaccagaaggttgctggttcaagccccaccactgccaggttgctgctgttgggccttgagcaagacccttaaccctgtcacagtactgtaagtcactttggataaaagcatctgccgaaaatgtaaatgcaatctGTATAGTTTGAGATCCATTGATAAACTCTGTGATTTCTTATTACACTTTTGTATGAACGCTTTTTGCTTCTCATTTGATACCTAAAAAGGTTAAAGAGCAAGAGTGTGTGGGttagtattttattgttgttatgaaGGGAAGAAGTTATACTTCTTAGTTTTGTTCACACATCAGAAATCAAGCAGAAAGGTGTCACTATACTTTCACCATACAACCAGAGggagaaagacaaaaaaggtaagataagacctCTCAGCAGCAGGGAAGCAAGACCAGTAAGAATTTAGGGAtggatgaatgcagccaaaaaaaaaaaaaaaaagttgaaaatcAATGTTTGCTTGTATATGGATATGTGGTCTAGTGATCTGAATAGTTTCTGAAGCCACTATGTGTGTAAAGTTGGGCCATTTCgtaaaatgcaacaacaacaaaaatctgtggtttgtttattCTTCTGTTTGTTCTagtctttaaaaatgtaaaagtgcaactgaccaacttaattgggttttgtaaatataaacaaatttagaatttgatcgAGAATTTGTAAACTCTCGGTCTGTGTAGAACAAGGACAGAAACCACTtcagaatgtgtgtgaccttggAGCTCTCATACAGCACTACATGAGAAACCGTCATGTTACCCTGGCTTGGGAGTACTTTGAGAAACTGTTGCCACTTAACACAGTTTCCTCAAGAAATGCTACCTGAAACGCTACCACACCAAGgcaaagccatacatcaatttgGGCCAGAACCACCACCAAGTTCTCTCAGCCAAAGCTCATCTCTGACCTGTCTGAAAGATAGTGGAATTGAGTGCTGTGGTGAGATGAATCCACATGTCAGCTTGCTTTCtggaaaaaaagtaaaatagttGCCTTGTTGAGTGTTAgtcattaaattctaaatctgTTTGTATTTACTAAACAAACTTAAGTTGGCCAGTTAAATcattggaaatattttctttgtacttttgtcagttaaataaagattcaagagaattcaCACATCacagtttattgtttttattgcattttacatttacagcatttggcagacactttatacaaagcaacttacaatactgtgacagtatattatctaagcaattgagggttaagggccttgctcaggggcccaacagtggcaacctgccagtggtggggattgaaccagtgaccttttgattactagtccagtaccttaaccactaggctacaactgtccttacAAAATATACATCTATATACATGTTCAGAGGGTTCTCAGGCTCTACAGTTTCATACGTTGCATGTAAAGCTTTTACAGTTCCCATTTTCCCATACTGTGATGCtcatttctgcactttttaaccACAGTTTTACAGTATACAACAGCAGTGTTAATTCTGTTATTCACTCATCAGCACTTATCATATAGTTCAATGTTCTGCAAACTGTTTAATGATCCTGGGTTTAGAGGCACAGAGGAACTACTGGAGAAAAATTACTATATCGTActttaatataatgtataatattattaaaggcATTTAGATATTTAAAAGATGCTTAtgcactttttccacatttgaTAAATATGAATTTAATTCAGGTAAACTTTTTTTAGTAAACTTTGTCACAACTTTACACAGATATGGGACCCCAAATTAGCAAGCTTGAGAATACAGTGGCATGAATAAAACACGCTCAAATGTATAAAAGAAAccttttaataaaatacatggaAAATAGGGAGCAGTAGAGTTAAGCTCTTAGGCCTAGTATAACACTATATAAAGGTGGAATTAAATATGTGGTGCATACTAAAGTAcagatcatttatttgttttcccTCACTGCATTATCTACATCAGAACTGAGATGGGTTTGAGGTCATCCCAGAAACTTAGAATGCAAG
This genomic interval carries:
- the socs3b gene encoding suppressor of cytokine signaling 3b; this translates as MVTHSRHEGAMSSNPFQGSVRLPAHRYKTFSSRAQYQMVVAAVHKLQESGFYWSAVSGKEASALLSAEPPGTFLVRDSSDNRHFFTLSVKTSTGTKNLRIQCDACSFFLQTDPRSAQTVPRFDCVLKLIHHYMPSTRGASTASGAGVDGDGGSAGADGSTYFIYSGGEKIPLELLRPLASSMSTLQHLCRKTLNGHIEVSAKRDQLPQSLQEFLQQYDAPI